The following proteins are co-located in the Apis mellifera strain DH4 linkage group LG9, Amel_HAv3.1, whole genome shotgun sequence genome:
- the LOC102655244 gene encoding histone-lysine N-methyltransferase NSD2 isoform X2 — translation MNTINKVNSKVGIIVESRFGEFDKNLETTSNNFENDQMDISVNCNKTSPGRSRYGRIIKPKSPKNEVASSPKNSKMPKNRKYQNSFDSSNDSTDENNTTNDMDDTSDSSNSLSIMEETTPKLVGSPIQCNWILGQLAWARVGNFPFWPCVITLDPVLMVYHRLKATARSQILMIHVQYFGDKGRHSWVSSNSMIPFTNLADFKKLSESITAEVKKRDAKYAAAFIVKPGIKSKWESAIEEAMEVQPMSNDDRANIFKPKEKNIKNKSSKISEEKDKVNKRKHSSDSNGPDLKRTKQDNVCELHKSLQDKTDGTKSNILKYIENGKNHSKLNSDTPPLSPLSQRDSNDEVSLMQKVEFRTEEDIDGVFEVYYERNRDMLEDEYPDASEHDIRKYLRKTWDNMNSSFRKKYRSYVTSDTSNVHAKENSLDQEDDLLIEIDGNTKDNKKSKIKVEKEEINISETKKNRPYNLFKGMKQEKVCQICEKTGKLTRCKGPCYSYFHLSCVKPGESSPEHSIDENIMDDKILDDIKEIKQNNIDDDENNGKSEEQEDEFFKCIDCLSGVAPACFICNEREGDRIRCSVLACGKHYHSSCLKSWPQSHWQGGRLTCPYHICHTCSSDNPQDSHSRAPNEKLARCVRCPSSYHTSTSCLPAGSVILTGSQIVCPKHYQPPQPPVNAAWCFLCTRGGSLICCDTCPTSFHLECLGINAPDGAFICEDCETGRLPLYGEVVWVKLGNYRWWPSRICYPHEIPENIEAIAHSPGKFCVMFLGSNNYHWIHRGRAFLYQDGDANIKPPIGKKNRDDTYRKALEEANEIHQRLKIERAAAKDHGPRGLKPPHYVKLKVNKPVGNVKPVEVESIVACDCDPEWENPCAPGTDCLNRILLVECSPGICPAGPKCNNQAFVRRQYPAMEPFHTIGRGWGLRSLEHIKAGQFVIEYVGEVIDEAEYKRRLHRKKELKNENFYFLTIDNNRTIDAEPKGNLSRFMNHSCSPNCETQKWTVNGDTRIGLFALCDIEPGEELTFNYNLACDGETRKPCLCGASNCSGFIGLKVQKPQITTPSIQQKKIEKFDKIKRQKRSRKHVLCWSCGQEIEKLAEFVICDQKTCNKKYHKTCVIIDDTDSRFSCPWHRCAECRRRTSAHCSFCSAAFCQVHLDGNLFEYSEKGGFVCKLHENMDMQRSSVEDEKDYSDNDTETDKEYSSTGSNSPLLTMEKSIPREPSPRVSIVEHPLPDIGSSEK, via the exons ATGAATACTATCAACAAAGTAAATAGCAAGGTGGGCATAATTGTTGAATCAAGATTTGGCGAATTCGACAAAAATTTGGAAACAACGAGCAACAATTTTGAGAATGATCAAATGGACATCAGTGTTAATTGTAACAAAACTTCACCTGGTAGAAGTCGTTATGGCAGAATAATAAAACCTAAGTCTCCTAAGAATGAGGTTGCCAGTTCTCCAAAG aaTTCTAAAATGccaaagaatcgaaaatatcaaaattcatttgataGTAGTAATGATAGTActgatgaaaataatacaacTAATGATATGGACGATACAAGTGATTCTTCTAATAGTTTAAGTATCATGGAAGAAACTACTCCAAAATTAGTTGGTTCACCTATACAATGTAATTGGATTTTAGGTCAATTAGCATGGGCCAGAGTTggtaattttcctttttggcCTTGTGTTATAACACTTGATCCAGTTTTAATGGTATATCATAGGTTAAaag CTACTGCCAGATCACAAATACTAATGATACATGTCCAATACTTTGGTGATAAAGGACGTCATAGTTGGGTTTCATCAAATTCTATGATACCATTTACAAATCTTGcagactttaaaaaattatcagaatCAATCACTGCagaagttaaaaaaagagatgcAAAATATGCAGCAGCATTTATTGTAAAACCTggtataaaatcaaaatgggAAAGTGCGATTGAAGAAGCTATGGAAGTTCAGCCTATGAGTAATGATGACagagcaaatatttttaagccaaaggaaaaaaatataaaaaataaatcatcaaaaatatctgaagaaaaggataaagttaataaaagaaaacactCAAGTGATTCAAATGGTCCTGATCTTAAACGTACTAAACAAGATAAT gtaTGTGAGTTACACAAATCATTACAAGACAAAACAGATGgtacaaaatcaaatatactCAAATACATTGAGAATGGTAAGAATCATTCAAAACTCAATTCAGATACTCCTCCATTATCTCCTTTAAGTCAAAGAGATTCAAATGATGAAGTTTCTCTCATGCAAAAAGTTGAATTTCGAACTGAAGAAGATATAGATGGTGTCTTTGAGGTTTATTATGAACGAAATAGAGATATGTTAGAAGATGAATATCCGGATGCATCAGAACATGatatcagaaaatatttaagaaagacTTGGGATAATatgaattcttcttttcgcAAAAAGTACCGATCGTATGTAACTTCAGACACTTCTAATGTTCatgcaaaagaaaattcgttaGATCAGGAAGATGATTTATTGATAGAAATAGATGGAAATactaaagataataaaaaatctaaaatcaaagttgaaaaagaagagataaatatttcagaaacgaagaaaaatagaccttataatctttttaaaggaATGAAACAAGAGAAAGTTTGTCAAATATGCGAAAAAACTGGAAAATTAACTAGGTGTAAAGGTCCTTGTTATTcgtattttcatctttcttgTGTCAAACCAGGAGAATCTAGTCCAGAACATTCCATTGATGAGAATATCATGGATGATAAGATTCTTGATGATATAAAGgagattaaacaaaataatattgatgatgATGAGAATAAtg gCAAATCAGAAGAACAAGAAGATGAGTTCTTTAAATGTATTGATTGTTTATCAGGAGTAGCACCTGCTTGTTTTATATGTaatgaaagagaaggagatagAATAAGATGTTCTGTATTAGCTTGTGGAAAACATTATCATTCATCTTGCTTAAAATCATGGCCACAA tcTCATTGGCAAGGAGGCCGTTTGACTTGTCCGTATCACATATGTCATACATGCAGTTCAGACAATCCTCAGGATAGTCATTCAAGAGCTCCAAATGAGAAATTGGCACGATGTGTTCGTTGTCCTTCGTCTTATCATACATCTACATCTTGTTTACCTGCTGGTTCAGTGATTTTAACTGGTAGTCAAATAGTTTGTCCAAAGCATTATCAACCACCACAACCTCCAGTAAATGCAGCATGGTGTTTTTTATGTACAAGAGGTGGAAGTCTAATTTGTTGTGATACATGTCCAACATCATTTCATTTAGAATGTTTAG gtaTCAATGCTCCTGATGGTGCATTTATTTGTGAAGATTGTGAAACAGGTAGATTGCCTTTATATGGAGAAGTTGTTTGGGTTAAACTTGGTAATTATCGTTGGTGGCCATCTCGTATTTGTTATCCTCATGAAATTCCTGAAAATATAGAAGCTATAGCACATAGTCCTGGTAAATTTTGCGTAATGTTCTTaggatcgaataattatcattgGATTCATAG aGGACGTGCTTTTTTGTATCAAGATGGTGATGCAAATATAAAACCAccaatcggtaaaaaaaaccGAGATGATACTTATCGTAAGGCATTAGAAGAAGCCAATGAGATTCATCaacgtttaaaaattgaaagagctGCCGCTAAAGACCATGGACCACGTGGATTGAAACCTCCacattatgttaaattaaag GTGAATAAACCAGTTGGTAATGTAAAGCCAGTAGAAGTTGAAAGTATTGTTGCATGTGATTGTGATCCAGAATGGGAAAACCCATGTGCACCAGGAACAGATTGTcttaatcgaatattattagttGAATGTAGCCCTGGCATTTGTCCAGCTGGTCCCAAATGTAACAATCAAGCATTTGTACGAAGACAATATCCAGCTATGGAACCATTTCATACTATAGGACGTGGTTGGGGTCTTAGAAGTTTAGAACACATTAAAGCTGGACAGTTTGTTATAGAATATGTAGGTGAAGTTATAGATGAGGCTGAATACAAACGAAGACTAcatagaaaaaaggaattaaaaaatgagaatttttattttctaactatagataataatagaacAATCGATGCAGAACCAAAAGGCAATCTTAGTCGATTTATga ATCATTCGTGTTCACCTAATTGTGAAACTCAAAAGTGGACAGTAAATGGAGATACACGTATAGGTCTGTTTGCATTATGCGATATTGAGCCTGGCGAAGAATtgacttttaattataatttagctTGTGATGGAGAAACTCGAAAGCCTTGTTTATGTGGTGCATCAAATTGTAGTGGATTTATAGGTTTAAAAGTGCAGAAACCGCAAATAACAACACCTTcaattcaacaaaaaaaaattgaaaaatttgataaaataaaacgtcAAAAAag atcgAGAAAGCATGTATTATGCTGGAGTTGTGgacaagaaattgaaaaattagcaGAATTTGTCATTTGTGATCAAAAGACATGTAATAAGAAATACCATAAAACTTGTGTAATCATTGATGATACAGATTCAAGATTTAGTTGTCCTTGGCATCGCTGTGCAGAATGTCGCCGTAGAACATCTGCACATTGTTCCTTCTGTAGTGCTGCTTTTTGTCaag TGCATCTGGATGGAAATCTATTTGAGTACAGCGAAAAGGGTGGTTTTGTCTGTAAACTGCATGAAAATATGGATATGCAGAGATCTTCTGtagaagatgaaaaagattattcgGATAATGATACTGAAACAGACAAAGAATACTCGTCTACAGGTTCCAATAGTCCGTTATTAACAATGGAAAAATCAATACCAAGAGAACCATCACCAAGAGTTTCCATAGTGGAG CATCCTCTCCCTGACATTGGCAGTAGTGAGAAGTAG